The Desulfococcus multivorans DNA window TCAACGACTACCGCAACTTCGAAACGGTGGTGAAGGGGATCAAGAAGGCCGGCAAGCATTTCCAGGGCTGCATCTGCTACACCATGACCGAGCCCCGCCTGGGCGGCGAGATCTACAACCTCGACTACTACGTCAACAAGGCCAAGGATCTGGAGGCCATGGGCGCCGACTCCATCTGCATCAAGGACATGGCCGGCCTCATCGCCCCCTACGACGCCTACAACCTGATCAAGGCCCTCAAGGCGGCCGTCAAGCCGCCCATCCACCTTCACAGCCACTTCACCTCGGGCATGTCGCCCATGAGCCACCTGAAGGCCATCGAGGCGGGGGTGGACATCATCGACACCTGCATGACGCCCTATGCCTACCGCACCTCCCACGCCGCGGTGGAGCCCCTGGTCATGGCCCTTCTGGGCACCAACCGCGACACCGGGTTCGACATCAAGAAACTGGCCCGGATCAACGAGATCCTCGAGAAGGAGGTCATGCCCAAGTACAAGCACCTCCTGGACGACAGCAAGGTCTCCGTCATCGACATCAACGTGCTGCTCCATCAGACGCCGGGCGGCATGCTCTCCAACCTGGTCAACCAGCTCCGGGAGATGGACGCCCTCGACAAGATCGACCAGGTCTACAAGGAGCTGCCCAGGGTCCGCAAGGAGCTGGGCGCCATTCCGCTGGTCACCCCCACCAGCCAGATCGTGGGCATCCAGACCGTCAACAACGTCCTCTTCGACGACGAGAACGAGCGGTACAAGATGATCACGGCCCAGGTCAAGGACCTCTGCTACGGCCTCTACGGCAAGACGGCCATCCCCATCGATCCCGAGGTTCAGAAGAAGGCGCTCAAGGGCTATTCCCGGGGCGAGGAGCCCATCACCTGCCGCCCGGCCGAGGTGCTGGAGCCCGAGCTGGAAAAGGCCCGTGAGGAGATCGGGGACCTGGCCAAGGACATCGACGACGTGATCCTCTACGCCATCTACCCGGTCACCGGCAGGAAGTTCCTCAAGTGGAAATACGGCGTCGAGGCCCCGCCCAAGGAGGTGCTCCCGCGAACCATTGAGGACGTGAAGAAGGATGAGGAGCTGATCAAAAAGGCCAAGGCCGGACTCCTGGTGGAGAAGGCCCCGGCCAAGGATGTGCCCGAGAAGGGCGAGGCTACGCGGAAGTTCAACGTCTTCGTGGACGGCGACTACTTCGCGGTGGAGGTGGACGAACCCGGCGGGGCCCCGATCATCGCCTACCAGGCCCCGGCTCAGGCCGCTCCCGCAACCCCTGCCGCGCCCGCGGCACCGGCGGCACCCACAGCCCCCGGAAGACCGGCGCCCGCCGCGCCGGC harbors:
- a CDS encoding pyruvate carboxylase subunit B: MSDQVKMTEMNYSPDRPKAENPIKIMDLSLRDGHQSLFATRGRTEDMIPVAELMDEVGFWAVETWGGATFDTMHRFLNEDPWQRLRTLKRYFKKTPFSMLLRAQNLVGYRNYADDLAEAFVERTAENGMDIFRTFDALNDYRNFETVVKGIKKAGKHFQGCICYTMTEPRLGGEIYNLDYYVNKAKDLEAMGADSICIKDMAGLIAPYDAYNLIKALKAAVKPPIHLHSHFTSGMSPMSHLKAIEAGVDIIDTCMTPYAYRTSHAAVEPLVMALLGTNRDTGFDIKKLARINEILEKEVMPKYKHLLDDSKVSVIDINVLLHQTPGGMLSNLVNQLREMDALDKIDQVYKELPRVRKELGAIPLVTPTSQIVGIQTVNNVLFDDENERYKMITAQVKDLCYGLYGKTAIPIDPEVQKKALKGYSRGEEPITCRPAEVLEPELEKAREEIGDLAKDIDDVILYAIYPVTGRKFLKWKYGVEAPPKEVLPRTIEDVKKDEELIKKAKAGLLVEKAPAKDVPEKGEATRKFNVFVDGDYFAVEVDEPGGAPIIAYQAPAQAAPATPAAPAAPAAPTAPGRPAPAAPAPPVKPTPAAPAAPKAAAPAPAPAAPAPAADASGTPLTAPMPGMIVSYAKKVGDAVKKGDTVVILEAMKMENALPAPCDGTVKAVNFSSGDSVAKGAVLCVIG